One Spinacia oleracea cultivar Varoflay chromosome 4, BTI_SOV_V1, whole genome shotgun sequence DNA segment encodes these proteins:
- the LOC130460137 gene encoding protein DETOXIFICATION 45, chloroplastic-like: MGVSADSPMRVQAEKFLSLRALGAPAVVLSLALQGVLRGFKDTKTPVFCLGVANLAAVFLFPLFINYFQMGVTGAATATVVSQYALSS; encoded by the exons ATGGGTGTCTCAGCA GATTCTCCTATGCGAGTACAAGCAGAGAAGTTTCTGTCGCTTAGAGCTCTTGGTGCCCCCGCTGTTGTACTTTCTCTGGCTCTTCAGGGTGTGCTGAGGGGATTTAAGGACACAAAAACCCCTGTATTCTGTCTAG GTGTTGCCAATCTTGCAGCTGTTTTTCTGTTCCCGCTTTTcataaattattttcagatGGGTGTCACTGGAGCAGCCACTGCCACTGTTGTGTCTCAGTATGCACTTTCTTCCTGA